One Rosa chinensis cultivar Old Blush chromosome 5, RchiOBHm-V2, whole genome shotgun sequence genomic region harbors:
- the LOC112203932 gene encoding receptor-like protein 3 — translation MDCCQWEGITCDVAGRVTHLHLSSKGLRLKGGNFPSSSLGNLTHLTHLNLSHNSLSGSLDQAGFFLSLGRLEVLDLSFNLLSGELPGSLSPSNNIRIVDLSSNRFHGAITSSFFQQAKNLTRFYVMNNSFSNYIPSPICDRSSSLIRLLDFSYNKFGGNLSRGLGNCSKLEVFRAGYNNLSGSLPEDIYDATAIEEIAIPANSFYGGISNRIVNLTNLTILDLYFNHFSGMLPIDIGKLSKLKVLLLHSNNLKGSLPPSLLNCTNLMELNLGFNLLKGDISAFNFSRLSQLRKLDFVSNRFTGILPISLYSCKSLRAIRLSLNNLEGQLQPEIVSLKYLSFLSLSGNRLTNITGAMNILKGCRNLTVLILSTTFIGEEMPDGHHMADFDGFQNLRILALHGCGLAGQIPIWFSKLKKLEILDMGYNRITGSIPTWLGTLPMLFSINLRSNLISGEIPKELCTLPMLVSEQIAAQVDHGYLELPFFASQPVPDASILQYNSLSYYPPSIFLNNNSISGNIPTEIGYLQLLHTLDLSANQVSGNIPDQISNLRNLETLDLSVNHLSGEIPPSMTSLNFLSSFNVSYNNLEGEIPKGTQLQGLNVSAFEGNPKLCGSPLLNLCQSFNGTDSDSDSDDDDDDKNDGNQILGLHISVVLGFTIGLVGVCGSLLLIKTWRDAYFKLLNNVQDRLKC, via the coding sequence ATGGATTGTTGCCAATGGGAAGGCATTACTTGTGATGTGGCTGGTCGAGTAACCCATTTGCACTTATCCTCCAAGGGCCTCAGACTCAAAGGAGGTAATTTTCCCTCATCATCACTAGGAAATCTCACACATCTGACCCACCTCAATCTATCTCACAATTCGCTTTCTGGTTCTTTAGATCAAGCTGGATTTTTCTTGTCCTTGGGTCGTCTTGAGGTACTTGATTTGAGTTTTAACCTTCTTTCTGGAGAGCTACCAGGTTCTCTATCACCATCCAATAATATTCGGATAGTGGATTTGTCTAGCAATCGCTTCCATGGTGCAATTACATCCTCCTTCTTCCAACAAGCAAAGAATTTGACTCGTTTCTATGTCATGAACAACAGTTTCTCAAATTATATCCCATCCCCTATTTGTGACCGGTCTTCTTCATTGATTAGGCTGTTGGATTTTTCCTACAATAAATTTGGAGGCAATCTCTCTCGCGGACTAGGAAACTGTTCCAAACTGGAAGTTTTTCGTGCTGGTTACAATAACCTCTCAGGATCACTTCCAGAAGATATTTATGATGCTACCGCAATAGAAGAAATTGCAATCCCTGCTAATTCTTTTTATGGAGGCATTAGTAACAGAATTGTTAACCTCACTAACCTCACAATTCTTGACCTCTACTTCAATCATTTCAGTGGCATGCTTCCAATAGATATTGGGAAGCTCTCCAAATTGAAAGTCTTGCTCCTTCATTCCAATAATCTAAAAGGTTCTTTGCCACCATCTTTGCTGAATTGCACAAACCTTATGGAACTGAATCTAGGATTCAACCTTTTGAAAGGAGATATCTCGGCTTTTAATTTCTCCAGACTTAGTCAACTTCGTAAACTTGACTTTGTGAGTAATCGTTTTACTGGTATCTTGCCAATAAGCCTTTACTCATGCAAGTCCCTTAGAGCAATTCGACTAAGCTTGAACAACCTAGAGGGACAACTACAACCCGAGATTGTCAGCCTGAAATACTTATCCTTCCTCTCACTTTCTGGGAACAGACTGACCAATATCACAGGCGCTATGAATATATTGAAGGGTTGTAGAAATCTCACGGTACTCATCCTTTCAACtacttttataggtgaagaaatGCCAGATGGTCATCACATGGCTGACTTTGATGGATTCCAAAATCTTAGGATTTTGGCTTTGCATGGTTGTGGTCTCGCCGGTCAAATACCTATATGGTTTTCTAAGCTTAAGAAGCTAGAGATCTTGGATATGGGTTATAATAGAATCACAGGCTCAATTCCTACGTGGTTGGGGACTTTACCTATGCTCTTTTCGATAAACTTGCGGTCCAACCTAATCTCAGGTGAAATTCCAAAAGAACTTTGCACACTACCAATGTTGGTATCTGAACAAATTGCAGCTCAAGTAGATCATGGTTATCTTGAATTGCCATTCTTCGCTTCCCAACCCGTGCCTGATGCAAGCATTTTACAGTACAATTCTTTGTCTTACTATCCACCATCGATATTCTTAAACAACAATAGCATCAGTGGCAATATACCTACTGAGATCGGATATTTGCAGCTTCTCCATACATTGGATCTCAGCGCCAACCAGGTGTCGGGCAACATTCCAGACCAAATATCTAATCTCAGAAACTTGGAGACATTGGATCTTTCGGTGAATCATTTGTCTGGAGAAATTCCACCTTCAATGACGAGTCTTAATTTCTTGTCATCTTTTAATGTCTCATATAATAATTTGGAAGGAGAAATACCAAAAGGCACTCAGCTCCAAGGCTTGAATGTCTCAGCATTTGAGGGGAATCCGAAGCTTTGTGGTTCCCCACTTCTAAATCTGTGTCAATCATTCAATGGTACTGATTCAGATTCAGAttcagatgatgatgatgatgataagaaTGACGGGAATCAAATTCTTGGGTTGCATATTTCCGTTGTGCTTGGCTTCACTATAGGGTTAGTGGGAGTTTGTGGTTCATTATTGCTTATCAAGACTTGGAGAGATGCATATTTCAAACTCCTGAATAATGTACAAGATAGGCTCAAATGCTGA